From the genome of Nicotiana tabacum cultivar K326 chromosome 17, ASM71507v2, whole genome shotgun sequence:
AGTTTTATAAAGTAGGTatagaatataaaataaatattttaaagtatAAGGAGTTAAGTAGTGTTTTTAATAGGTAGACCACCTTAATTTTAAGGCCCAAATTGAATGCTTATAATGAGTTCGCTAAGCCGTAAAAAGAGCCCAACGTAATTTCAATAATACCGACTTGGCGCCAACGTCGAGCTCATTCGATGCTTCAATGGAGATGTTCACACTTAAACCAAACTTCCTGGGAAATATTCTGGTGCGACTCGTCTCTTTCGTAGTTCTTGTGTTCCTCGCTCGTTTCGCTTACATTTTCACCGTCAAAGGCGGCAAATCATGTAACTTCGGCGACTTCTGCTTCTCGCCGGAAAGCTTAAACCCTAACTCCATCTCCGGCGAGTTACCAGATTCCGGAACCGGTCTCCGGAACTATTACTACTCCGTCTTCCAAGATCTCATCGCCGACGGCTTCCTTTCTCCTAATTCCAAGTGTCTGTGCATCGAGACACTAACCGGCCAAGACGTCGCGGCGTTGATCGACGTCGGAGTCGTCGATTCGATCGGAATTTTCAACAAATCATCTCCGCCGGTGATTCGCTACGGTTATCCCACACGTCAGCCGTTCGATGAGAACACTTTCGATTTTGAGTTCGCTGGCGACGGAGTTCTCGAAAAATCGATGAAACCAGTTGAGTTTGCTAAAGAAGTTTCTAGAACTATAAAACCTGGTGGTTTTTTCGTTATTCACACAATAACGAAAGATAAATACAGTCTCGATTCGTTGATTCAATTGTTAGATTTTTTCAAATTGATCAGGTCACGTGAAATTGACGGTTTTGACACGTGGCAGCCTTTGATTCGCGAAGTTATTTTCGAAAAAGTAAAGGTGACGGGATTGGAACCTATGGCCGGATGTAACAAAAATAGGTGTATTGATTTCGAGAAAATGAGTAATGGCTGTGTTATTTCAGGGTATAAAAGAGAATTAATTCGAAAATTGGAGCCTTTAATTGAGGAAGAGCCAATAAAACCATGGATAACACTGAAGAGGAATTTTAGGAATGTGAAGTATTTGTCTTCAATGGTTGATATAAGCTTTAAAAACAGGTACATTTATGTTGATGTTGGAGCAAGGAGTTACAGTTCAAGTGTTGGGAGCTGGTTTAATAAACAGTATCCAAAACAGAACAAGAAATTCGAGGTATACGCGATTGAAGCTGATAGGGAATTTCACGACGAGTATAGGAAAAAGGGTGTTAATCTTTTGCCATATGCAGCTTGGTTGAGGAACGAGACGTTGTTTTTCGAGATAAGTAGAGAGCCGAGTAGGAAGAACGTGGAGAAGGGTCGAGGGATGGGGAGAGTACAATCAGCACAATCGTCGTTGAATTTTGTGGGGAATTTGGATAAGATTAAGGGGTTTGATTTTGCGTTATGGTTGATGAGTTTGGCTGAAGAGAGGGATTATTTGGTTGTGAAAATGGATGTCGAAGGGACTGAGTTTCATTTGATACCAAGGTTGATTGAGACTGGTGCAATATGTTTGATTGATGAGTTGTTTCTTGAATGTCATTATAATAGATGGCAAAGGTGTTGCCCTGGTAAAAGGAGTCCAAAATATGACAAGACATATGCAGTGTGTTTGGAGCTTTTTTCTTCTCTTAGAGAGAGGGGGGTTCTAGTGCATCAATGGTGGTAAGTGGTAACTCCTAAagccaagtattctttgattcTTTGTGTACATTTTTT
Proteins encoded in this window:
- the LOC142171516 gene encoding uncharacterized protein LOC142171516, encoding MEMFTLKPNFLGNILVRLVSFVVLVFLARFAYIFTVKGGKSCNFGDFCFSPESLNPNSISGELPDSGTGLRNYYYSVFQDLIADGFLSPNSKCLCIETLTGQDVAALIDVGVVDSIGIFNKSSPPVIRYGYPTRQPFDENTFDFEFAGDGVLEKSMKPVEFAKEVSRTIKPGGFFVIHTITKDKYSLDSLIQLLDFFKLIRSREIDGFDTWQPLIREVIFEKVKVTGLEPMAGCNKNRCIDFEKMSNGCVISGYKRELIRKLEPLIEEEPIKPWITLKRNFRNVKYLSSMVDISFKNRYIYVDVGARSYSSSVGSWFNKQYPKQNKKFEVYAIEADREFHDEYRKKGVNLLPYAAWLRNETLFFEISREPSRKNVEKGRGMGRVQSAQSSLNFVGNLDKIKGFDFALWLMSLAEERDYLVVKMDVEGTEFHLIPRLIETGAICLIDELFLECHYNRWQRCCPGKRSPKYDKTYAVCLELFSSLRERGVLVHQWW